The Sulfurospirillum halorespirans DSM 13726 genome has a window encoding:
- a CDS encoding type II toxin-antitoxin system Phd/YefM family antitoxin, with amino-acid sequence MQAIFYSQARNNLRSIISKACTDFDQFIITTKDNQSVVLMSYDEYSAIKETMYLLSSKTNRDRLLDAVEEIEGMKFTCKEIA; translated from the coding sequence ATGCAAGCCATTTTTTATTCACAGGCTAGAAATAACCTAAGAAGTATTATAAGCAAAGCATGCACGGATTTTGATCAGTTCATCATTACAACAAAAGATAATCAGTCTGTTGTGCTCATGTCCTACGATGAATACAGTGCCATCAAAGAAACAATGTACCTACTTTCTTCAAAAACTAATAGAGATAGGCTCTTAGATGCTGTTGAAGAGATTGAAGGTATGAAATTTACATGTAAAGAAATTGCATGA
- a CDS encoding TRAP transporter small permease has translation MKKYFTILDLGVMAINKNIAVFGIALGVILAFTNVVLRYFFEMSLTWAGELTNYLFMWSALFGAAYGFKKGVHISVTMLLEKLPPMMAKIILMGAHLFSCLYLALMSYFGYELVLMLIDFGEMSIDLRIPMWIPHLVLPFAFIGAAFRAGEKIFEVAATDASKVVVNSELETLHDSLEIRGVKDVNA, from the coding sequence ATGAAAAAATATTTTACAATCCTCGATTTAGGGGTTATGGCAATCAATAAAAATATTGCAGTTTTTGGCATTGCCTTGGGTGTTATTCTTGCCTTTACAAACGTGGTACTGCGCTATTTTTTTGAGATGAGTCTTACGTGGGCAGGAGAGCTTACCAACTATCTTTTTATGTGGTCAGCGCTTTTTGGAGCCGCGTATGGTTTCAAAAAAGGAGTTCACATCTCTGTGACGATGCTTTTGGAGAAATTACCACCCATGATGGCAAAAATCATTCTGATGGGGGCACATCTGTTTAGTTGTCTCTATCTTGCATTGATGTCCTATTTTGGGTACGAATTGGTTTTGATGTTGATTGATTTTGGTGAGATGAGCATTGATCTTCGCATTCCGATGTGGATTCCGCACCTTGTTTTGCCTTTTGCTTTTATCGGCGCGGCATTTCGTGCAGGAGAGAAAATTTTTGAAGTGGCTGCAACGGACGCAAGTAAAGTGGTCGTGAACAGCGAACTTGAAACACTGCATGATTCATTAGAAATTAGAGGAGTTAAAGATGTTAATGCTTAG
- a CDS encoding type II toxin-antitoxin system RelE/ParE family toxin, which translates to MKLYEVYWTHSAQGDLEHSVEYIKLDSLDLAKKVFFEIKESCDALYHFPERKRVVPELSYIGITHYREVIHKRWRIIFKIERNAVFVLLVADSSRNFEDLLLQRLLK; encoded by the coding sequence ATGAAACTATATGAGGTTTATTGGACACATAGTGCACAAGGAGATTTAGAACATAGTGTTGAGTATATAAAGCTGGATAGTTTAGATCTTGCTAAAAAGGTCTTTTTTGAAATCAAAGAGTCTTGCGATGCGTTGTACCATTTTCCAGAACGAAAAAGAGTTGTGCCAGAACTGAGCTATATTGGCATCACCCATTATCGAGAAGTTATCCATAAACGATGGCGAATCATTTTTAAAATAGAACGAAATGCTGTCTTCGTTTTATTGGTAGCAGATAGCAGTCGAAATTTTGAAGATCTCCTTTTGCAACGCCTCCTTAAATAG
- a CDS encoding OprD family outer membrane porin codes for MKLAKLSLAAIVVAGLASSSFAADTLADAFKNGTVNGELKAYYFTRDNGNDDSDIFTTGVMLGYKTASFYGFTLGLTAQGSSSPFADDDAKGENGNTASFVSDMYGSGAVLSEAYIAYNIGKTTAMVGRMFLDTPLVSGSGSRVIKEAFEGAAIINTDLPNTTLIAGYVQKFQSRTNRDGDVGEFTKTFSTNSSVNAELDNGGYTFAVINKSITGLTLTGAYAYADVYAAAGAVDGGVNIGYIEALYEGKVGEIGYTLGAQDYYNSFEDSTTADDSINLYAFKAGLSFKGINGTVAYSQVSDDAVAGDALISGLGNGADLLYTDPIIAMNGYNRDTKSYLIDLNYDITEAANIGVRYVLADGYLGATSNPKTVTSDKYEASSSAVYGSYKFAGALKGFSLGAQYEKQDKDVDGDDLWVKANYKF; via the coding sequence ATGAAATTAGCTAAACTTAGCTTGGCGGCTATCGTTGTTGCTGGACTTGCATCTAGCTCATTCGCAGCAGACACACTTGCTGACGCTTTTAAAAATGGTACAGTAAATGGTGAGCTTAAAGCTTATTATTTTACAAGAGATAATGGTAATGATGATTCAGATATCTTTACAACAGGTGTTATGCTTGGCTATAAAACAGCATCATTCTATGGCTTTACTCTTGGATTAACGGCTCAAGGTAGTTCATCTCCTTTTGCTGATGATGATGCAAAAGGTGAGAATGGCAATACTGCAAGTTTTGTAAGTGATATGTATGGTTCAGGTGCTGTACTATCAGAGGCCTATATCGCATATAACATCGGTAAAACAACAGCAATGGTCGGACGTATGTTCTTAGATACTCCCCTTGTAAGTGGTAGCGGATCACGTGTCATTAAAGAAGCGTTTGAAGGCGCTGCAATTATCAATACTGACCTTCCAAACACAACTTTAATTGCTGGTTATGTTCAAAAATTCCAATCAAGAACAAATCGTGATGGAGATGTTGGTGAATTTACTAAAACATTCTCAACAAACTCTTCAGTTAATGCAGAACTTGATAATGGTGGATATACATTTGCCGTTATCAATAAATCAATCACTGGTTTAACCTTAACAGGTGCATATGCGTATGCTGATGTATATGCAGCAGCAGGTGCAGTTGATGGTGGTGTTAATATTGGTTATATTGAAGCACTCTATGAAGGAAAAGTTGGCGAAATTGGCTATACCCTAGGTGCACAAGACTATTATAATAGTTTTGAGGATTCTACAACAGCTGATGATAGCATTAATTTATATGCATTTAAAGCTGGTTTAAGCTTTAAAGGTATCAACGGTACTGTAGCATACTCTCAAGTAAGTGATGATGCCGTAGCAGGTGATGCCCTTATTTCTGGATTAGGTAATGGCGCTGATCTTCTTTATACTGACCCTATCATTGCAATGAACGGTTACAACAGAGATACAAAATCATACCTTATTGATTTAAATTATGATATAACTGAAGCAGCAAACATTGGTGTACGTTATGTACTTGCTGATGGATATTTAGGTGCAACATCAAATCCAAAGACTGTTACATCAGATAAATACGAAGCTTCTTCTTCAGCTGTGTATGGTTCTTATAAATTTGCAGGTGCTCTTAAAGGATTTAGCCTTGGTGCTCAATATGAGAAACAAGATAAAGATGTTGATGGCGACGATCTTTGGGTTAAAGCTAACTACAAATTCTAA
- a CDS encoding nucleotidyltransferase family protein gives MSREDILSFLQSHKDEFYQKYSVTKIGLFGSYAKGTASSESDVDVIVQLDKPNLLTLSAIRQELQETFKIPVDVIRLRETMNPFLKQQITQEAIYV, from the coding sequence ATGAGTCGTGAAGATATTTTATCTTTTTTACAATCACATAAAGATGAATTCTATCAAAAGTATTCTGTCACAAAAATTGGCTTATTTGGTAGTTATGCAAAAGGTACAGCAAGCAGTGAGAGTGACGTGGATGTCATTGTTCAGCTTGATAAACCAAACCTTTTAACGCTCTCAGCGATTCGCCAAGAATTGCAAGAAACTTTTAAAATACCTGTCGATGTCATTCGTCTCAGAGAGACAATGAATCCTTTTCTCAAACAGCAAATTACACAAGAAGCCATTTATGTCTGA
- a CDS encoding OprD family outer membrane porin — MKLAKLSLAAIVVAGLASSSFAASETLADAFKNGKVNGELRAWYFDRDTGTTSEDLFSTGVMLGYVTDSFYGLSLGLTMQSNYAPDADTSAKQMYDGDMYGSGAVLSEAYVAYTIGKTTAKVGRQFISTPLVNGSGSRMVKESFEGALLLNTDLPQTTLAAGYVSKFQGRTSQVTGDGYPTAVNGESDIPDFSKNAVFYGAGNFTFDGAYTILAINKSITNLTITGQYVLINDVAGATVGDTDVWVGGLGYIVPMSNFKIGLDGGYQASKTDKYNAANNADIGFDGGMYGLQASIIDLAGFGLKTAYTSVSSDDNVILGMGNGAGGAVAFTAPLIAGASRVSTADTDAFKIEASYDFTNVGVAGLKLMANYISISADGTVTGSTGSKVIRPTDWTYWAGQVAYAIPAVKGLTVSLEYEDAKQEPDGQATVDSDELRFRANYKF, encoded by the coding sequence ATGAAATTAGCTAAACTTAGCTTGGCGGCTATCGTAGTTGCAGGTCTTGCATCTAGTTCTTTTGCAGCAAGTGAAACTCTTGCAGACGCATTTAAAAACGGTAAAGTAAACGGTGAATTAAGAGCATGGTATTTTGACAGAGATACTGGTACAACATCCGAAGACCTTTTTAGTACAGGTGTTATGCTTGGTTACGTAACTGATTCATTCTACGGGTTGAGTTTGGGACTAACAATGCAATCAAACTATGCACCAGATGCAGATACATCAGCAAAACAAATGTATGATGGTGACATGTATGGTTCAGGTGCAGTGCTTTCTGAAGCGTATGTTGCATACACAATTGGCAAAACAACTGCAAAAGTAGGTCGCCAATTTATTTCTACTCCTCTTGTAAATGGTTCTGGTTCACGTATGGTTAAAGAGTCATTTGAAGGTGCATTACTCCTTAACACAGACTTACCACAAACAACATTGGCAGCAGGGTATGTTTCTAAATTCCAAGGAAGAACATCTCAAGTAACTGGTGATGGATACCCAACTGCTGTTAATGGTGAAAGCGATATTCCTGACTTCTCAAAAAATGCTGTATTCTATGGCGCAGGCAACTTCACATTTGATGGCGCTTACACTATCTTGGCTATTAATAAATCCATTACAAACTTAACCATTACAGGTCAATACGTATTAATTAATGATGTAGCTGGAGCAACAGTTGGCGATACTGATGTTTGGGTTGGTGGATTGGGTTATATTGTACCTATGAGCAACTTTAAAATCGGTTTAGATGGTGGGTATCAAGCATCTAAAACTGATAAATACAATGCTGCTAATAATGCAGACATTGGTTTTGACGGTGGTATGTATGGACTTCAAGCGTCAATCATTGATCTTGCTGGCTTTGGTCTAAAAACAGCTTATACATCAGTATCAAGTGACGACAATGTTATTCTTGGTATGGGTAATGGTGCTGGTGGTGCTGTTGCATTTACTGCTCCACTTATCGCTGGTGCAAGTAGAGTATCAACAGCTGATACGGATGCGTTTAAAATCGAAGCATCTTATGATTTTACAAACGTGGGCGTTGCTGGTTTAAAATTAATGGCTAACTATATCTCAATTTCTGCTGATGGTACTGTTACTGGTTCTACTGGTTCTAAAGTAATTAGACCAACAGATTGGACATATTGGGCAGGTCAAGTTGCTTATGCTATCCCAGCAGTTAAAGGCTTGACAGTATCTCTTGAATACGAAGATGCTAAACAAGAGCCAGATGGACAAGCGACAGTTGATAGTGATGAACTTAGATTCAGAGCTAACTACAAATTCTAA
- a CDS encoding nucleotidyltransferase family protein gives MTKAYILNFLVSHKEELAHKYGVTKIGLFGSYARDEQREDSDIDIAVEIESNNKFRSFFNLKYFLEDNFHKKIDLGIESTLKPIAKKYIEKEILYA, from the coding sequence ATGACAAAAGCATATATTTTAAATTTTTTAGTTTCCCATAAAGAAGAGTTAGCGCATAAATACGGCGTCACAAAAATCGGTTTATTTGGTAGTTATGCAAGAGATGAACAACGAGAAGACAGTGATATAGATATTGCTGTAGAAATAGAAAGTAATAATAAATTTAGAAGTTTTTTTAATTTGAAGTATTTCTTAGAGGATAATTTTCATAAAAAAATTGATTTAGGCATTGAAAGTACCTTAAAACCAATTGCTAAAAAATATATTGAAAAAGAGATTTTATATGCCTAA
- a CDS encoding TRAP transporter large permease — protein MLMLSIFGLLFLLMFLGVPVSVSLGASTLITAYFFTDMDLLGITSHVFDGLNKYSLMAIPMFILAGSFLSKGGAAHRIIEFAKSIVGHLPGGLPIAAIFASMIFAAVSGSSPATVAAIGSVMFSAIKEAGYPRGYAIGTIATSGSLGILIPPSIVFIVYGVTADLSIGKLFMAGVIPGIMIGFMLMLLTYVGAVRLGFKRQEPAPFKERLKKFKEAFWALMLIVLVIGGIYGGIFTPTEAGAASAVYAFFVSVFVYKDLKLKDVYPIILESALTSAMIFFVIANAMIFAHFLTDETIPQQITKMIMEANVGPIMFLVIVNILLLLMGQFMEPSSIVMITVPLLLPLILALGIDPIHFGVVLVVNMEIGMITPPVGLNLFVAAGMTGLSLKEVVVASLPWVAVLFVGLLLVTYIPMISLWLPQLMYGI, from the coding sequence ATGTTAATGCTTAGTATATTTGGATTACTCTTCCTCTTGATGTTCCTAGGCGTGCCCGTTTCGGTCTCTTTGGGTGCGAGTACGCTCATTACCGCCTATTTTTTCACCGATATGGATTTGCTGGGCATCACTTCCCATGTATTTGATGGACTCAATAAGTATTCGCTGATGGCAATTCCGATGTTTATTCTAGCAGGCTCTTTCCTCTCCAAAGGTGGAGCAGCGCATCGTATCATTGAGTTTGCAAAGTCGATTGTTGGGCATCTGCCCGGTGGTCTTCCTATCGCAGCTATTTTTGCTTCGATGATCTTTGCAGCCGTCAGCGGTAGTTCCCCTGCTACGGTTGCGGCGATTGGCTCTGTTATGTTTAGCGCGATCAAAGAGGCAGGCTATCCAAGAGGGTATGCCATCGGTACGATTGCAACATCAGGAAGTTTGGGTATTTTGATTCCTCCTTCCATTGTTTTCATCGTTTACGGTGTTACCGCCGATCTTTCTATTGGTAAACTTTTTATGGCGGGTGTGATACCTGGTATTATGATAGGTTTTATGCTGATGCTACTAACGTATGTTGGTGCTGTACGCCTTGGCTTTAAGCGTCAAGAACCCGCTCCTTTTAAAGAGCGTTTGAAAAAATTTAAAGAGGCTTTTTGGGCGTTGATGCTTATTGTCCTCGTCATTGGTGGAATTTACGGTGGTATTTTTACGCCAACAGAAGCGGGAGCAGCGAGCGCAGTGTACGCATTTTTTGTTTCAGTGTTTGTCTATAAAGATCTAAAACTCAAAGATGTCTATCCTATTATATTAGAATCAGCACTTACCAGTGCGATGATCTTCTTTGTCATCGCCAATGCGATGATCTTTGCGCATTTCTTAACTGACGAGACGATTCCTCAGCAAATCACAAAAATGATTATGGAAGCGAATGTTGGACCGATCATGTTCTTGGTTATTGTCAATATCTTGTTGCTCTTAATGGGACAATTTATGGAGCCAAGTTCTATCGTTATGATTACCGTGCCATTGTTGTTACCATTGATTCTTGCCCTTGGCATTGATCCGATCCATTTTGGTGTTGTTTTGGTTGTGAACATGGAAATCGGCATGATAACCCCACCCGTGGGACTCAACCTTTTCGTAGCGGCAGGTATGACGGGACTAAGCCTCAAAGAGGTTGTTGTAGCCTCTCTTCCTTGGGTCGCCGTTTTATTTGTAGGACTTCTATTAGTAACCTACATTCCTATGATCTCTTTGTGGTTACCACAGCTGATGTACGGCATCTAA
- a CDS encoding DUF2283 domain-containing protein, which translates to MKIKYDKEIDAIYVILSSDVIVESEEKLKDIIVDYNDKDEVVAIEVLNVKETTHEIDLPFILKTA; encoded by the coding sequence ATGAAAATTAAATACGATAAAGAGATAGATGCCATTTATGTCATACTATCATCTGACGTGATAGTTGAGAGTGAAGAAAAATTGAAAGATATCATCGTTGATTACAATGACAAAGATGAAGTTGTTGCGATAGAAGTATTGAATGTCAAAGAAACTACACACGAAATTGATTTGCCATTTATTCTAAAAACTGCATAA
- a CDS encoding CopG family transcriptional regulator produces the protein MTKKITITLEETLIDELGLIALESGKKKAQVIREALQDYFDVQAVSKTVQEYKMGMLKTISHKDIKAELGL, from the coding sequence ATGACTAAAAAAATAACCATTACTTTGGAAGAGACTCTTATTGATGAATTAGGTCTTATTGCACTCGAAAGTGGAAAGAAAAAAGCTCAGGTCATTCGTGAAGCCTTACAAGATTATTTTGATGTACAAGCTGTTAGTAAAACAGTACAAGAGTACAAAATGGGTATGCTCAAAACCATCTCTCACAAAGATATAAAGGCTGAACTTGGCTTATGA
- a CDS encoding DUF86 domain-containing protein produces MPKRDIELYLQDIEESANAIQVYIADIDFETFCNDRKTYSATIREYTIIGEAISQVIGMLEEKIPDYPWRMVKDFRNFIVHEYFGVDAKIVWDLTKLELGTLLHCVQTLQK; encoded by the coding sequence ATGCCTAAAAGAGATATTGAGCTTTATTTGCAAGATATTGAAGAATCAGCAAATGCCATTCAAGTCTATATTGCAGATATTGATTTTGAAACTTTTTGTAACGATAGAAAAACCTACAGTGCCACGATAAGGGAATATACCATTATTGGAGAAGCTATTTCTCAAGTGATTGGTATGTTAGAAGAAAAAATACCTGATTATCCGTGGAGAATGGTAAAAGATTTTAGAAATTTTATTGTTCATGAATATTTTGGAGTTGATGCCAAGATCGTTTGGGATTTAACCAAACTTGAACTAGGTACACTACTTCATTGTGTTCAAACGCTCCAAAAATAG
- a CDS encoding type II toxin-antitoxin system RelE family toxin: MAYDIIYDPKVLKQLKKLDKEIASLILEGIESFAKSPVLTKIKKLKTPFDGAYRLRIGDYRVIFYHEENLMLISKVAHRKDVYL; the protein is encoded by the coding sequence TTGGCTTATGATATTATTTATGACCCAAAAGTTCTCAAACAACTCAAAAAATTAGACAAAGAGATAGCTTCTTTGATACTTGAGGGTATAGAATCTTTCGCAAAGAGTCCTGTGCTTACCAAAATTAAAAAACTTAAAACACCGTTTGATGGGGCATATAGACTTCGCATTGGTGATTATAGAGTTATTTTTTATCATGAAGAAAATCTAATGCTTATTTCTAAAGTTGCGCACCGAAAAGATGTTTATCTGTAA
- a CDS encoding type II toxin-antitoxin system Phd/YefM family antitoxin, whose protein sequence is MYLSQDIKPISYLKSNTAHVVNSVTETRRAIYITQNGEAKVVVQDIKSFENTQNMLTLLKLIVQSENEMNDTKIIEQEGMFLSLEAKLFHETI, encoded by the coding sequence GTGTATTTAAGTCAAGACATTAAGCCAATCAGCTATCTCAAATCAAATACAGCACATGTTGTCAATAGTGTTACGGAAACACGAAGAGCCATCTATATAACACAAAATGGTGAGGCGAAAGTTGTCGTTCAAGACATCAAATCATTTGAAAATACTCAAAATATGCTGACACTTCTTAAGTTAATTGTGCAAAGTGAAAATGAGATGAATGACACTAAAATAATTGAACAAGAAGGTATGTTTCTTTCCCTTGAAGCGAAACTTTTTCATGAAACTATATGA
- a CDS encoding Txe/YoeB family addiction module toxin has product MIIGFAAKGWEDYLYWQENDKKIVKRINLLLEDIKRNPHDSNGIGKPERLKGDLEKYFSRRITAEHRLVYKFLDDLIIVAQCRFHY; this is encoded by the coding sequence ATGATCATTGGCTTTGCCGCGAAAGGATGGGAAGATTATCTTTATTGGCAAGAAAATGATAAAAAAATTGTAAAACGCATCAATCTACTTTTAGAAGATATTAAACGAAATCCACATGATAGCAATGGTATTGGAAAACCAGAACGACTAAAAGGTGACTTGGAAAAATACTTTTCAAGGCGTATTACTGCAGAGCATCGATTGGTTTATAAATTTTTGGATGATTTAATTATTGTGGCACAATGCAGATTTCATTATTAA